A single window of Pirellulales bacterium DNA harbors:
- a CDS encoding PEP-CTERM sorting domain-containing protein (PEP-CTERM proteins occur, often in large numbers, in the proteomes of bacteria that also encode an exosortase, a predicted intramembrane cysteine proteinase. The presence of a PEP-CTERM domain at a protein's C-terminus predicts cleavage within the sorting domain, followed by covalent anchoring to some some component of the (usually Gram-negative) cell surface. Many PEP-CTERM proteins exhibit an unusual sequence composition that includes large numbers of potential glycosylation sites. Expression of one such protein has been shown restore the ability of a bacterium to form floc, a type of biofilm.): MSKSIWFCIVFLSALTLVGTPVARATAPYTEHFNSDVANWANGAGNGLVNFAASGGPDGSSYASTTATGFGAPDGNRFILFRGQDNFNSSNHAFEGNWLSSGIVEFSDYVWHNAPIALPFWARFANPTGSFSAVGGDNGVVVQPNTWTKLTYKIAASEINVTLFPEGPPSVFNSTFSNIGRIQVGYTVPAGFGADPNTYTFGLDQPSIAIPEPASWVLIVAGSLIGLVRQRRRS; this comes from the coding sequence ATGAGTAAGAGTATTTGGTTTTGTATTGTGTTCCTGAGTGCGTTGACACTTGTCGGCACCCCCGTTGCCCGTGCAACCGCCCCCTATACGGAGCATTTCAACTCGGATGTTGCAAACTGGGCCAATGGCGCCGGAAATGGGTTGGTGAATTTCGCAGCCAGTGGCGGTCCGGACGGCAGCAGCTATGCCTCGACGACGGCTACGGGTTTCGGAGCTCCCGATGGCAATCGGTTCATTCTTTTCCGCGGTCAAGACAACTTCAACTCGAGCAATCATGCGTTCGAAGGCAACTGGCTAAGCAGTGGCATCGTGGAATTCAGCGATTATGTGTGGCATAACGCTCCGATCGCGCTGCCGTTTTGGGCACGCTTTGCAAATCCGACCGGCTCATTCTCGGCCGTGGGTGGCGATAACGGCGTCGTCGTTCAGCCCAATACGTGGACGAAGCTGACCTACAAAATCGCAGCATCGGAAATCAATGTGACATTGTTCCCGGAAGGTCCACCGTCTGTGTTCAACTCGACTTTCTCGAACATCGGCCGTATTCAGGTGGGCTATACCGTACCGGCCGGCTTCGGGGCCGATCCCAACACATACACCTTTGGCCTCGATCAACCTTCAATCGCGATTCCTGAGCCAGCGAGTTGGGTATTGATCGTGGCAGGATCACTGATCGGGTTGGTTCGTCAGCGTCGGCGATCCTAA
- a CDS encoding DUF1559 domain-containing protein → MKRRKLMHATASISLPRNERRGLGRGFTLVELLVVIAIIGILVAMLLPAIQAAREAGRRMGCQNNLKQIGLAVQNYSHAKRHLPPPKLGAKQFNELGGTFIALLPYLEEAARFAAYDGTKNVNDPVNLPITSKPIDIFLCPSMSLPRAVPESDSDEKLGPGSYIISSRTDYDKFRELDGAFDNPSDDGRYSLSIQHITDGMSKTLLVGEINYGCQKMVWTKFPSLLGTTKWGDQTWAQGYWALAWGHMAASHPTLYNNSTDYVSPHSDRSFRSDHHGGIQFAMLDGSVHFVGNDSDPEVRRALVTRSGEETNAHID, encoded by the coding sequence ATGAAGAGACGAAAGTTGATGCATGCGACCGCGAGTATCAGTCTGCCGCGGAATGAGCGACGCGGCTTGGGACGGGGTTTCACGCTCGTCGAGCTGCTTGTTGTGATTGCGATCATTGGCATTCTCGTTGCCATGTTGCTGCCGGCGATTCAGGCGGCGCGCGAGGCCGGCCGGCGCATGGGATGCCAGAATAATCTCAAGCAAATTGGCCTGGCAGTGCAAAATTACTCGCACGCCAAGCGGCATCTTCCGCCACCCAAACTGGGCGCCAAGCAGTTCAACGAGCTTGGCGGCACGTTCATCGCGCTGCTTCCTTATTTGGAGGAGGCAGCCCGGTTTGCCGCGTACGACGGAACGAAGAACGTCAATGATCCGGTGAACTTGCCCATCACAAGCAAACCGATTGACATTTTCCTGTGTCCATCGATGTCGTTGCCGCGTGCGGTGCCGGAGTCAGACTCGGACGAAAAACTCGGTCCCGGCAGTTACATCATCTCCTCACGCACCGATTACGACAAGTTTCGCGAGCTTGATGGGGCCTTCGATAATCCCTCGGATGACGGACGCTATTCCCTGAGCATCCAGCATATTACCGACGGCATGTCGAAAACCTTGTTGGTCGGCGAAATTAATTACGGCTGCCAGAAAATGGTGTGGACCAAGTTTCCCTCCCTGCTTGGCACGACCAAATGGGGCGATCAGACGTGGGCGCAAGGCTATTGGGCGCTTGCTTGGGGACATATGGCCGCCTCGCATCCAACCCTCTACAACAATTCAACCGACTACGTTTCTCCGCATAGCGATCGCTCATTTCGCAGCGACCACCATGGCGGCATCCAGTTCGCAATGCTTGACGGTTCCGTTCATTTTGTCGGCAACGATTCGGATCCAGAAGTGCGGCGAGCACTCGTCACGCGATCTGGTGAAGAGACGAATGCGCACATTGACTAG